The following DNA comes from Phytohabitans rumicis.
GGCCAAGCAGCTCGTACGCCCGCTCGGAGCCGACGCCCTTGACCAGCGGAAGGAGCAGGTCGTTGACCCGCTTGGCGATCTTCGCGGTCTTCTCGTCGCCGGCCGCCTCGGCGATGTTGATGCGGTCCTGCCAGGTGGCCGTGTAGCAGACCAGCGCGCGCAGGCCCTCGGCGTACGCCTTCTGCAGCATCAGCGACCGGCGCACGTCCGGGTGGTGCGTGATGGTGACCCGGGGCGCGGCCTTGTCGGTCATCTGGAGCAGGTCGGCGCCCTGGACGCGGTTCTTGGCGTACTCGAGGGCGTTGCGGTAGCCGGTGGAGAGCGTGGAGATCGCCTTGGTGCCAACCATCATCCGGGCGTACTCGATGATCAGGAACATCTGCCGGATGCCCTCGTGCACGTCGCCCATGAGCCAGCCCTTGGCTGGCACGCCGTGCTCGCCGAACGTCAGTTCGCACGTCGTGGACACCTTCAGGCCCATCTTGTGCTCGACGTTGGTGGCGAAGACGCCGTTGCGCTCGCCCAGCTCACCGGTCGCGGGGTCGAAGTGGAACTTCGGCACGATGAAGAGCGACAGGCCCTTCGTGCCGGGGCCGCCGACCCCCTCGACGCCGACCGGGCGGGCCAGCACGTAGTGGATGATGTTGTCCGAGAGGTCGTGCTCGCCGCTCGTGATGAACCGCTTGACGCCCTCGATGTGGAAGGTGCCGTCCGGCTGCGGGATGGCCCGGGTGCGACCGGCGCCCACGTCCGAGCCGGCGTCCGGCTCGGTGAGCACCATGGTCGAGGCCCACTGCTTCTCGACGAAGAGCTTGGCCCACTCCTTCTGCTCGGGCGTGCCCTCGCGGTGCAGCGTGGTCGCGAACGAGGGGCCGGAGGCGTACATCCAGACCGGCGCGTTCGCGCCGAGCACCAGGTCGGCGAGGGTCCACCAGAGGGCCCGCGGAGCGTTCGTGCCGCCCAGGACCTCGGGCAGGTCCAGCCGCCAGAACTCGGCCGCCATGAACGCGTCGTAGGACTTGCGGAACGCGTCGGGCATCGTCACGGAGTGGGTGGCCGGGTCGAACACCGGGGGCGTGCGGTCGCCGTCCACGAAGCTGGCGGCGAGATCCTCACGCGCCAGCCGGTCCATCTCCGCCAGGATGCTGCGGGCCGTATCGACGTCCAGATCGGTGTACGGCTGCTGGCCGAACGCCCGGTCGGCGCCGAAGACCTCGAAGAGATTGAACTCGAGGTCCCGAAGGTTGCTCTTGTAGTGCGTCATGCTCGCTGGCCCCCGCTTCGGCAGGTTGTGTTACCGATCAGTAACATCAATTGTATTACCCGCCAGTAAGCAGCGACAAGAAAAGGGTGTGAGTGACCGTCGCCACACCCCGGCTCAGGGAAGCACGATGACGAGCGGGTACTCGCAGTTGACCTTGCTGGCGCCGAGCGCGTCGCCGTAGCACCAGTCACTCTGCGTACCGCCGTCTAGGTCGTCGTACCCGTCGCCGCCGTGCAGGGTGTCCGAGCCCTGGTCGCCGTGGAGCGCGTCCTCGTGGGCGCCGCCGTTGAGCGCGTCGTTGCCGTATCCGCCGTACACGACGTCGTGGCCCCACGAGCCGTACACGGTGTCGTCGCCGCCCATGCCCCAGATGCCGTCGCCGCCGCCGAAGCTGTAGATCACGTCGTCGCCGCCCACCTGTGGCAGCCAGTTACCGGACGGGTCGCCGCGCAGCGCGTTCGCCCCCGTGTTTCCGTACAGGGTGTCGGCGCCCAGGCCGCCAGTCAGATTCTCGACATCGACGGCGATCATGTCGTTTTCGCCGGCCGCGCCGTCGTTCGCGACGCCGTCGAGGCTGGCCGTGACGGCCGCCTTGTGGTTGCGGTAGCTGGCGGTGTCGCTGCCCGTGCCGCCGGTCAACTGGTCCGTGCCCCAGTCGCCGACGAGCGTGTCGTTGCCGCCCGCGCCGTTGACGGTGTCGGCGCCGGCGTTGCCCTCCAGCGTGTCGGCGCCGGTGCCGCCGGTCAGCGTGTCGCCGTACGGGCTGCCGACGACCCGCTCGAACTCCTCCAGGTCGTCGTGCTCGGCGCCGGTGCCGCCGTCGCCGGTGGCCAGGTTCACCGTGACCGCAGTCGCGTGCAGGGCGTAGCTGATCGTGTCGGTGCCGGTGCCGCCCTCGATGTGCTCGCCGTACGGGCTGGAGAAGACGGTGTCCGCACCCATGCCGGCCACCACGTACGACCCGCCGACGTCGATCCCGGTCAGGTCCGCGGTGTCGGCGCCGTCGCCGAGGCCGATCCGCCAGTTCACCGAGCCGCCGCCGACGATCGTGGCGGTGTCGCCCTGGTCGCCCGGCTCGATCGTCACGTCCGGCGAGGCCACCCCGACGTTGCACTGCACGTACGTGTCGTCGGCCGGCACCGGGTACGTGCACATCCCGATGATCGTGATGGGGTACACGTCGTCGACCGTCACCGTGGTGCCGGTCTTGACCACCGTGACGTCGTTGGCGAACCCGGGCGCGCCGTCGAAGTCCAGGTTGCCGTCGATGCCCACCTCGACCGTGCCGCCGGCTGGCCCCGCGTACGCCGGGCTCGCGGCCACTCCCGTGACGAAAACCGTGGATGCCGCCGCGACCAGGACGGCGACGCTCAGCCTCTTGACCATGGCGCAGGGATACCAACTCCGGGCCCCCGGAGCACGGCACGGTCAGCTATCCGACGCGCCCAGCTCCCAACTTGGCACCGCGGCGGTCGGGACCGGGCGCGCACCGGCGTACTCGAAGAGCACCAGCGCGATGTCGTCGTCGAGGCGACCGTGCACCCACTCGACCAGCGCGGTCTCCAGGGACGCCAGGCCGTCGCCGACCGTGCCGTGGCCGAGCAGCCGCCAGGCCCGGTCGGCGGTCGGGAAGAACTCGCCCTCCCGGCGGGCCTCGCCCAGCCCGTCGGTGAAGAGCAGCAGCCGATCGCCGGGCTCCAGCCGCTCCACCCGCGGCCGGACGACCGGCATGAAGCCCAGCGGCGGCGCCGGGGCCGGCGGCTCCAGCGGGATCACCTCGCCCCGCCGCAGCAGCAGCGGCGCGGGGTGCCCGCAGTTGACGATCGTGAGCGTGCCGCCGCGCTCCTCGACCAGCGCCGCGGTCACGAAGTCCTCGTCGCCGACGCTGCGGGCCACCGCCCGGTCCAGGTCGGCCACGATCGCCCGCAGGTCGGCCCGCTCATACGCGACGTGCCGGTACGAGCCGAGCACGATGCTGGCCAGCCGGACCGCGTCCAGGCCCTTGCCGCGCACGTCACCGATGATCATGCGAACGCCGTACGGCGTGTCGAGCGCCTCGTACAGGTCGCCGCCGATGTCGGCCGCGGCCGTCGCCGAGATGTACCGCCCGGCCACCGCGAGCGTCCCCACCTGCGGGCCTAGCGGCCGCAGCACCGCCTGCTGCGCCACCGACGCCAGCCGGGACAGCTCCGCGATGCGCTCGGCCTGCCGTTCCCGGATGGTGGCCACCGCGGCGGCGATCCCGGTGGCCAGCCCGATGCCCACCACGATCGTGGCGTTGGCCAGCCTGTTGTCCTGCCCGGCCAGCGCGAACGCGCCGCCCACCACGGTCGCCAGCACCCCACGGCCAGCACCACCCGCCACGACGCGAACGCCGCCGCCAGGAACGGCGCCGCCACGATCAGGCCGATATACCGGGCCTCCGACCCGTCCGCCAGCTCGATCGCCGACACGAGCGCGAGCAGCACAAGGGCCGCGCCGAGGCCGGCGCGGGAACCAGGGCTCAGCGGGCGGCGGCCCGGCGGCAACAATCGCATGGGTACGCCGAACAGCATGCCTGATCGACGGCCACGACTGAACGAAGTTGACCCGTCGTCCGATCCGGATTTGGCCACCTGGTGCGGGTGGTTGCTATGCCTAAGGTCATTTCAGGATTTCATACGTCACGTCGACGTGGCCCAGGTCGAGCGAGGCGATCGCCCGGAAGGCGGCCCGGGACAGGTCGATGCAGCGCCCGTCGACGTACGGGCCACGGTCGTTGATCCGCACGACCACGGACTTGCCGTTATCGGGGTTGGTGACCCGTACCCGGGTGTCGAACGCCCAGGTCTTGTGGGCGGCGGTGAGCGCCTCCGGGTCGAATTCCTCGCCGTTGGCGGTCGGCTGTGGCTCGTCGTAGTACGACGCCCCGCACGACCCGGTGGCGGTGACCGTCTCCGGCGCCTTGGTGGCCTTGGCGCTGGTCTTCGCCGAGCTGGGCTCCGCGCTGCGGGCGTTGCCCCGGGAGGCCCGCAGCGGCGTCGCGGCAGGCGTTGGTGTTTGCGCCGCCACCGTAGGCGTCGCGCTGGCCGCCGCGGCCACCGGTTCGGTGCTTGGCTGGCGGGCATCGTGCAGCCGCAGCGCGCCGTACGCCCCGCCCACGAGCAGGACCCCGACGACCGCCGCCGAGACCAGTGAACTGCCCCGGGACCTGCGTGAATGCTTTCCGGTCACCGGCGGACCGTAGGCAGCTCCCCGCCTCCAGTGTCAAAGTGATCTATGGCTTTAGTACGGCTTTGTGGTGAAACGTTCAGCCAATCGAACGACCTGGTGTGGTCCGGTTGTCCCCGCTCCGGACAATGGGTACGTGCCGGATGCCCTCACGAAACGCCTGGTCGACGCGTTCCGCTGGATCGACCCCGGACCGGAGAGCACCCACCTCGTCAGCGACATGTCCGGCTGGTGGCGCGACCCGGAGATCCTCGACGGCCTCGGCCCGGCCCTCGCCGACCTCTTCCGCACCGACCGCCCCACCGTGGTGATCGCGCCCGAAGTCACCGGCTACCTGGTCGGCCCCCTGGTCGCCACGGCCCTGGGCGCCGGCTTCGTGCCGGGCCTCAAGGAGGGCGCCGACCGCCAGATCGCCGAGCCCGTGACCTGGGCCCGCACCGAGCCGGACTATCGCGGCCGCACGCTGGCGCTGGGCGTACGCAGCCGCCACATCACGCCCGCCGACCGCGTCCTGGTGGTGGACGACTGGGTCTCCACCGGCGCCCAGGTAGGCGCCCTCTACCAGGTAATACGCGCCCTCGGCGCGACGGTGGTGGGCTGCGCCGCGGTGGTCGCCGACTGCCC
Coding sequences within:
- a CDS encoding phosphoribosyltransferase family protein, with translation MPDALTKRLVDAFRWIDPGPESTHLVSDMSGWWRDPEILDGLGPALADLFRTDRPTVVIAPEVTGYLVGPLVATALGAGFVPGLKEGADRQIAEPVTWARTEPDYRGRTLALGVRSRHITPADRVLVVDDWVSTGAQVGALYQVIRALGATVVGCAAVVADCPRRSRPAWPSAPS
- a CDS encoding calcium-binding protein, with product MVKRLSVAVLVAAASTVFVTGVAASPAYAGPAGGTVEVGIDGNLDFDGAPGFANDVTVVKTGTTVTVDDVYPITIIGMCTYPVPADDTYVQCNVGVASPDVTIEPGDQGDTATIVGGGSVNWRIGLGDGADTADLTGIDVGGSYVVAGMGADTVFSSPYGEHIEGGTGTDTISYALHATAVTVNLATGDGGTGAEHDDLEEFERVVGSPYGDTLTGGTGADTLEGNAGADTVNGAGGNDTLVGDWGTDQLTGGTGSDTASYRNHKAAVTASLDGVANDGAAGENDMIAVDVENLTGGLGADTLYGNTGANALRGDPSGNWLPQVGGDDVIYSFGGGDGIWGMGGDDTVYGSWGHDVVYGGYGNDALNGGAHEDALHGDQGSDTLHGGDGYDDLDGGTQSDWCYGDALGASKVNCEYPLVIVLP
- a CDS encoding acyl-CoA dehydrogenase; amino-acid sequence: MTHYKSNLRDLEFNLFEVFGADRAFGQQPYTDLDVDTARSILAEMDRLAREDLAASFVDGDRTPPVFDPATHSVTMPDAFRKSYDAFMAAEFWRLDLPEVLGGTNAPRALWWTLADLVLGANAPVWMYASGPSFATTLHREGTPEQKEWAKLFVEKQWASTMVLTEPDAGSDVGAGRTRAIPQPDGTFHIEGVKRFITSGEHDLSDNIIHYVLARPVGVEGVGGPGTKGLSLFIVPKFHFDPATGELGERNGVFATNVEHKMGLKVSTTCELTFGEHGVPAKGWLMGDVHEGIRQMFLIIEYARMMVGTKAISTLSTGYRNALEYAKNRVQGADLLQMTDKAAPRVTITHHPDVRRSLMLQKAYAEGLRALVCYTATWQDRINIAEAAGDEKTAKIAKRVNDLLLPLVKGVGSERAYELLGHEALQTFGGSGYLQDYPLEQYVRDSKIDTLYEGTTAIQSLDLFFRKVVKDGGKALMTVAGEIQQFLEAETGNGQLKEERLALGKALAEVQNILGILTGWLGEAGGDEPRALYKIGLNSRRLLLALGDLVVAWLLQRQADVALRALAAETSAADKSFYEGKVAAARFFAHEVLPRIGSDRRIIESTDLDLMDLAEEAF
- a CDS encoding septal ring lytic transglycosylase RlpA family protein encodes the protein MTGKHSRRSRGSSLVSAAVVGVLLVGGAYGALRLHDARQPSTEPVAAAASATPTVAAQTPTPAATPLRASRGNARSAEPSSAKTSAKATKAPETVTATGSCGASYYDEPQPTANGEEFDPEALTAAHKTWAFDTRVRVTNPDNGKSVVVRINDRGPYVDGRCIDLSRAAFRAIASLDLGHVDVTYEILK